Genomic window (Atribacteraceae bacterium):
TCCACCCTGAGAAACTGTCTGGATGACTTTTGTGTGTGTGTGGCTGTTGCGATATTCATTGATCCTCACTCTCTTTCGTTTGTTCTAACAACCGTTTCAGTTCATAGCTCAGCAAGGAGAAACCGGCAGCCAGGTTTTCGTTGCGGACAATGATATCCGCCGGGAGGGTCAGGGTGATCGGGGCGAAATTCCATATAGCGATCATCCCGGAAGCGATCATCAGGTCAGCGATCGATTGCGCTGCATCGGCTGGTACGGTGATAATGCCGATTTTGACATTGAGTCGCTGGACTAGGTTAGTGAGCTTGGACAACGGAAGGGTTGTCTTTCCGGCGATCGTATTTCCGATTCTTTCTTCGTCTACGTCAAAAGCGGCCAGGATATCAAGGCCGGATTCGGCAAAACCCCGGTAACCCAGGAGGGCCCGGCCTAGCGATCCGACACCAACCAGAAACGCTTCTTTCGTGTTATGAATCCCGAGAAAGTCCTCGAGGGCATAAAGCGTCGGTGAGACACAATAACCCAATTTCTGAACTCCACTGGCCACCCCGGCCAGATCCTTGCGCACCGAACTGGCGTCGATGCCCAGTTTCCCGGATAAAACCTCGCTGGAAACATG
Coding sequences:
- a CDS encoding redox-sensing transcriptional repressor Rex, whose product is MAQSLSTATVTRLYQYFQIFKAARGSGLEHVSSEVLSGKLGIDASSVRKDLAGVASGVQKLGYCVSPTLYALEDFLGIHNTKEAFLVGVGSLGRALLGYRGFAESGLDILAAFDVDEERIGNTIAGKTTLPLSKLTNLVQRLNVKIGIITVPADAAQSIADLMIASGMIAIWNFAPITLTLPADIIVRNENLAAGFSLLSYELKRLLEQTKESEDQ